CGACGCTTTCATTGAATTTGACCAAACATGTTAGAGCTTCATGCAGTCGGACCAGTGAAGCTGGTGCTAGTGAAAAAGACAGGTGAGCCATTCTCTTATTAGACGATCTAATATTGTCCTCCTTTTAACTCCTTTTAACAATTGTTTATTAAAACAGAACAATTGAACTTGGATGCTTCTTCGCGGCACGACGCGAGATTACATAATCCACCCGACACCGAAGTAAGGTGTCTCCCAGACGTGACTTGATACGTCTACAACGAAAATCCATTGAATTGATCAttgcagcaaaagaggaaagTGAAAGATAGAAATTGGGCTATATAATATTATGTTTTGTTGATTTTGCAGTGCGACGCGCGAAAATGGCTCCCAGTTTACCGGCAGAGGTCCTGTATATGATCCTAGATCAGCTCCGAGATGAAAGGGACTATAACACTATCTATCAATTTGCACTCTGCTCGAAGTACTTCACAGAACCGGCATTGACAATTCTCTACCAGTACGTACCGAAATGGGATTATGGCGTGCAATTCGCTGATTCTTGACATCCCAGACTGTATGATACCGCGCCAGTGACAGGCGGCGGCGCAACAGAAGACGAGCAGATCAAAGCCCGACGGACTGGAGGCTCAGTAGAGGATGCTAAACGGCAGCAGGAAAGGACGATTTGGAAATGGGCGGCTATGTGGCGTTCCGTCATCCTGTCCGCGATTGACCAGACCTATCTTCCGTACTGCAACTATATCCGGCACTTGAACCTCGAGGATTTATCAGATTTGCTCAGTCACTCCGGGTTTAAAGACAAGACACACGAGTAAGTGCTCTGGAGGCTATAGATACATTAGGATAACCCGTTCTCTCGTCTGACAGGTATATAGTTATTTCTTTACATCAGAACTCCGTGAAGCTGCAGGCCAACATAATTGGAATAGAAGGCTTCGGTCGAGAAGTGCTCAAGATTTTCCTTTATTAGTAACCGGGCTTGGCTCAGGTAATCATCTCATTGGTGGTTAAGACCGAGGGAGGTTCATTGTTTATTATCAAGCTAACTCCTCAAAGCGATTATCAAGAATACAAATTCAATACGGGGCTTGTCATGTAACAGtaagtttttctttttctttttttttgtgtgTATCGTCAAACACCGTTAAAGGCGACACTAATGTGTGGATATCAAGTTTCAACTGATACACTGTCCGACTGGCTTGAGCATCTACCGTCGTTGCAGACTCTATCAATCTGGGATGGAGGAAATCTTACGCAGCCTGTCGGAAACAAGATCCGCAACCACTGCCCTCAGTTCAAGCGAATTACGGCGTATAGATGGTATGTCACTTGACACAAATGCATTTGCTAAGGTATTGACGATGTTGTGATAAGGGCAAGTAACGGACCCTGGCACACGGAGGCTGAATCTGAACGGTTCCTCAACGAGCTGAGGCCTCATACACTTGAGCATTTTGAGGTTATCAGTTTCAATTTTCTAAGCAGTGACTCAATCAGTGGCCTAAGTACCCATTTGAGTTCACTGACAGAACTGAAACTGACCTCTCTTGGTCTTAATGCCATCGCATCGTTGCCTTCACTAACAGCTCCACCGGCCCTAAGGGCACTGGCCTTGACAGACTCCAAGGTTTTGGTGGACAATGATCTAGTCGACTCGATTATTACGCGTCTTGGTCAATGGATCCATAGTTGCAAGGCACTGAAAGAATTGCACATCAGGAGATTTGTCTTTGATCCTAATACATTGTTATCCCAGGCTCTTGCTAACGGTGGGCCTCGCCTGACTACCCTTTCGTTGTCTGACTATGTCGCGAGTGAAGCTCGCGATTTTCATGAAACCTTGGGTTCACAGAAGACACTACAGAACctctacctcagcggtgaGGGCATGGAGCCAGTTGAAGATAACGTGCACCTTGTTCAGGCATTTGCTGAGCTAAATGAGATCCGTGTGCTTGAGCTCAAGGGAGTATCCAACGGCTTCACTCAGGACCACGTCATGGCCTTGGTGGCATTGATTCCACGCGTGGAGAGACTCTGGATCGATGGCGACTACTTCGATGATAGCATTTGGCTTGCATTCAGCTGTCTTTCCAAACTTCGCAGTCTGGTCATCCAAGCGCTCAGCGAATTCTCGGAGCAGGCGATTATCAGTTTCGTCACTAAGCTCAAGTCAGGTAGCCATGGGTTCAACTTATCAATCATGAATTCGGTAACAGAGGCGAATCTTTCGGAGGATGCACAGAAATCAATTCGTGATATCCTGATCGGTGGATTGTTCGAATTCGGCCTGGCACAAGGTGAGTACTCAGATGGAAGTCGAAATCAGCAAATGGGGCAAGTTGCTAATCAAAGGACTAGAGGAATTTAGTGATATGAGTTCAGAGGAGTTCTCGGATTGATCTTTCAACGTTCCCTTTATGGTAGTGTAATAATTGAGATTTTGGATATCACCAGTACCTAGTCTGTGATTTATTTCAAGCCAATAGAAATAAAGCAATTGAAGAGATACTGCTCTGCAGAGTATATCATTgatcttctctttctcttttattATCATCAATGACTCGAACATGATTGGTTTCGCTGTCCAGAAACCACTTAACACAAGCGCGTTGCGGTCGCGTCTCCGAACGCGACCCGCATTCCCTACGCGAACCGCCTGTTGCTGCCACCTCTTCCCCCAGACAACACACTTGTCCGATCTTTGCCTGGGTTATCAAATTTTTCGCCATTTGGCAGATTTCTAAGTACGTTAATGGACGCCGGTTAACCAACATAACCGCCGAAGCAGTCCCCCATGCCTACTGCTCGCGAAAGACTAGCGGAGCTGCGGGCTCTCCGTGCCTCCGGAAAGAAGCGTATCGATACATACGAGGTAGAGGATCAGGGAGATATCTACGACgaggttgatgatgagggcTACAAGAAGGTTATTCGGAATCGACTTGATCAGGACGATTTTGTCGTCGACGACAACGGCGCAGGATATGCGGACGACGGCCGAGAAGTCTGGAATGAAGGTGTACCACAATACGACAGTGATAGTGACGAGGACGTGGAATTGCCAGTGAGGGGCAAGGCGGCTAAGAGGAAACatgacgaggaggagcagaggaaagagaaagtcAACAATGGGATTTCAAAATATTTTAAGAGCGGTGCTGCGTCTGCTCCAAAGCCAAAAGTGGGTTTCTCGGTTCGATTGCGTCAAATTGATAGCTGACAATTGTTTCTCTTAGCCCGTTGCTACCGCTGAGGACGACTCTTTTATGGCCGGACTCCTTAACGAGGTCGATACGAACGTTGTATCGAATCATGTGCCCACGCATAATGTGATCAAATCAGAAGCTCGACGAAAAGTTCGCATCCTCTCACCACCGGTATCCCAGAAACCGCCCGTTGAGAAACACGAGAAGAAAG
This region of Aspergillus chevalieri M1 DNA, chromosome 4, nearly complete sequence genomic DNA includes:
- a CDS encoding uncharacterized protein (COG:S;~EggNog:ENOG410PPUE;~InterPro:IPR032675), which translates into the protein MAPSLPAEVLYMILDQLRDERDYNTIYQFALCSKYFTEPALTILYQLYDTAPVTGGGATEDEQIKARRTGGSVEDAKRQQERTIWKWAAMWRSVILSAIDQTYLPYCNYIRHLNLEDLSDLLSHSGFKDKTHDYFFTSELREAAGQHNWNRRLRSRSAQDFPLLVTGLGSAIIKNTNSIRGLSCNISTDTLSDWLEHLPSLQTLSIWDGGNLTQPVGNKIRNHCPQFKRITAYRWASNGPWHTEAESERFLNELRPHTLEHFEVISFNFLSSDSISGLSTHLSSLTELKLTSLGLNAIASLPSLTAPPALRALALTDSKVLVDNDLVDSIITRLGQWIHSCKALKELHIRRFVFDPNTLLSQALANGGPRLTTLSLSDYVASEARDFHETLGSQKTLQNLYLSGEGMEPVEDNVHLVQAFAELNEIRVLELKGVSNGFTQDHVMALVALIPRVERLWIDGDYFDDSIWLAFSCLSKLRSLVIQALSEFSEQAIISFVTKLKSGSHGFNLSIMNSVTEANLSEDAQKSIRDILIGGLFEFGLAQEEFSDMSSEEFSD